AGGTCCTGTTAGTTTGTTTTCTGAAGTTTTAATCTCTCCTTTTCTGTGGCTTGGGGTCTTCCCATTCCCCAGTTAACAAATGCCTCTTATTATTCTTTCtacaaatgtctttaaaaaatcacacctttataaaaaaaaaaatctgataaattCATTTCTACTGAGGTGTGTATAACAGAGTAGACTAAGCTTGATCACTTCCAGCAATAGAATTTCTAAGAGGTGATTCCTTAACCCAAGGAATGAACTCTCATGGCTTTTCAAGCATCCATACCAAAGCCCTATTGTTTTGAGACACagtgtctttccccttctgtttgctgtATCTGCCTTTGTGCCAGGTCACAGAGCTAGCATCTTCCCTCTCTTTGTTGCTGTTTCCAGATTACCAAAGTTCCAGAGAACCTGCTACCCTTTGCAGTACAGTGCAGGAACCTCACTGTGTCCAATACCCGAACAGTCCTCCTCACCCCAGAGATCTATGTTGACCAAAACATCCACGAGCAGCTGGTAGATTTGATGGTGGAAGCCATCCTAGGAGGCCGTGAGTACATAAGCAAAATCTGTGAGCATCTGCATTTGATTTCTGTAACATTCCTCTGATTGCATTAAAAAGCCTCAGAGGCACTATGGTTCCagcataaatgaataaaatgggtTTCAATACCAGTAGAATTATCAAAAGTTCAGCAAAGTAAAGAGTTGTGTGTAAAGGCATATAGAAATTCCTTTGGCCTCCTCTCTCTTGTTTGTCTTCCATCAGATTTTGAAAGTGTAGCTGAGTTTCTGGATGAGGTCATCGAAGCTTTGATACTAGATGAGGAAGTTCGAACATTTCCAGAAGTCATGATTCCAGTGTTTGACATTTTATCGAGCCGAATCAAAGATCTAGAACTCTGCCAGATTCTACTGTACGCGTATCTGGACATTCTTCTCTATTTCACTAAGCAGAAGGATATGGCCAAGGTAGGTCTGAAAGTTCACATGTGTTCAGTTGAGTTGGAAGCTtatgcttccctgtcctgagGGCACTGTAATATTACCTATTGTATAAGAAAGGTACATTGGTTGTTAcatagtctttttttgttttgttttgttttggctatgctatgtggcttgtgggatcttagttccccaatcagggatcgaacccacgtcccctgcattggcagatccttaaccactggaccaccagggaagtcctggttgcTGTATAGTCCTAACTCTTTGAAGCTCTCTCACCCCATCACTTACCTCATCATACAGACAATTGACTAGGACTTGTCTTTTCCTACAGGTTTTTGTAGACTACATTCAGCCCAAGGATCCAAGTAATGGACAGATGTACCAGAAGACCTTGCTAGGAGTAATCTTGAATATCTCCTGCTTATTAAAGACACCGGGAGTCATAGAAAATCATGGCTACTTCCTGAACCCATCTCGTTCCAGTCCCCAGGAGATCAAAGTACAAGAGGCCAACATTCATCAGGTGGAGCTGTTTCCTggtgcattccagtccccaatctCTTAAGTATTGTTTCCTCAGGAAGCAAATGCAGACAAGGCTACTTGAGCCTTTTGGGAAAGCAGATTGATCTGGGTGACTCTCTACGTAATCGTGTAAAGAAATGGCCCTCTTTTTAGCGTGCGCTAAGAGCAGAGGACAGACCCTTGTTTGGTTCAGAATGAGCTGCTACTATTCTTTGCCCTGTGTTGTAGCACAGTCACCTGCTCTCAATTCTCATTTTCCTCACCAAGGTATTTCTTAAAACTTCAGGTCCTAAAATCTTCTGAATGAACTCCAGCTTAAAAGCCAAATcgttttccttttcctcctttcccctgtGTCATCTCTGTTTGGGCTTCCTAGCATAAATTATATGGTATAAGTCTGGCCAACATACGGCAATCAGTGGTTGAACTGGGGGCAGTTTAAATCTGCCATCATCACACCTTTCTAAAGCAGAGGTTGGCAAATTATAGCAGTGGTCAAATCCAGCCTGCCGCCTTTTTTTGTAAGTAGTTGTATTGAACCTAGAcatatttctgtgtattgtttATGGCTTGACTTTATGCCGCAGTGGTAGAGTTGAATAGGTGCTACAGAGACCATATGGCATGCAAAGCCAAAAATAGTTATCATCTGGCCTTCAGAAGAGAAAGTTTACCAGCCCCTACTCTGCCCCTACTCTAAAGCTATGTAAATGCTAGCTGTAGTTTGGCAGCTCATCAGGAAGACTTACACATGCCCagaattattattactttttttaaatcagaatggTGGGGGGCAGGGTAAGGCACAGGGAGAGTAAGGGAAAGATCAGGATTCATGTATTTTTGGAAATTGCCAGTGGCTAAGGTTTGAGAGTAACAAATATTAGGATTGTGCAACTGGAATGTTCTGTGGTTGTGTTTTCTGGTTAAACAGTTCATGGCTCGGTACCATGAAAAGATCTACCAGATGCTGAAGAACCTACTCCAGCTCTCTCCAGAAACCAAACACTGTATCTTGTCCTGGCTCGGAAACTGTTTGCATGCAAACGCAGGCCGCACCAAGATTTGGGCCAATCAGATGCCAGAAATCTTCTTCCAAATGTATGCCTCGGATGCCTTCTTTCTGAATCTGGGTGCTGCTCTCCTGAAGCTATGCCAGCCATTTTGCAAACCCAGATCCTCTCGGCTCCTCACCTTTAATCCTACTTACTGTGCCCTGAAGGAGTTGAATGATGAAGAacgaaaaattaaaaatgtacacaTGAGAGGTAGGGGGGAGCTGGTCTtctcaaaactgtgtgtgtgtaacataAGGCCTTCACTTGCATATCCTTTTCCACAAAGGTCCCTCATTCTCAAAGAAgataaggcaaaaagaaaagccattataaatttttaaaaggcagacttttaaaaactgatagtTTTAGATGTTATGCTTTACTGAGACCTTCTCTCTGAATTTGGCAGACTTggatattcactcattcattcattcttaggaaaatgaataaaggaCAGTCCCTGTCCTTTTTGAACTCAAAGGCTCCAAAAGGAGGCAGATATGTTAACAGATCATCATAATACGGTCTAGGGCTAGGAATCCAGAGAAGGGAGTAAATGATGAATTCTGCAGAAGGTGGAGGTCTTCATAGTTGAGTCTTGAAAAATGTGTTGGGTTTATCAAGCAAAGGAATCCCTTTTATAGAGGAAATAACTGTGAAGGTACAGAGCTGTGAAACAACTAAGAACAGTGGGAAGCTCCACATGGCTAGAACATGGGGTAGCTGGGGGAAGGGGTATGGAAACTGGCAGGAAATAAGCCTGGGGAGAAAGAATGTTGAAGCCAAATTGGAGAAAACTCAAATAAtacagagaagtgaaaagaaggaaataaaccaCTCTTAGTTCTACCACTGAGAATGAATCACTCTTAATTATTATGTACTTCCTCCCAGTTTTTTAGCTcttctaattataaaaataacacatgCTCAAAAGCAAATAATCTTATAtacaaaaaagcacaaaatagTAACAAATGATTACCTATCTCCTGGAAAAATCTACAGTGCTGTCTATCATTCCTTTTAATATTTGGTGATTTCATGACCAAGCTAAAAAGATTTAACTGCATTGCTATAGACAGAAGCTAAAAGACATTTTTAGACCAAGAGAGTAGGAATGTTACAAGATCTGTTTTTAAGAAGATATTACTCAGTTCACTGGAAGCAGGATGGAAGTTGAACTAGAATAAGGGGACACTGGAGCCAAGATAGATGTCTATGGCAAGACATTtactcttccttttcatttctttgaggtTTGGACAAAGAGACCTGTTTGATTCCAGCTGTACAGGAGCCAAAGTTTCCCCAGAACTACAACCTTGTAACAGAGAACCTTGTCCTGACAGAGTACACCTTGTACTTGGGATTTCACAGGTAGCTCCTCTGATGTCATTAGGAAAGAACTGTTTGGTTGTGTTGATATCAGAAGGTTAAAAGTGAGTATTATAATAATCTCACTTTATTCTGAAGGCTTACATTAGGATCTAAAAGGAAAAGGCATTATACGCATTAATCTGTGTCTAGATCAACTGGCTTTATCCATGtaccttgaatttattttatatttttgacctGTTAAACTTTTTTTATTAAAGATACAGTATATAAATATAGTGTAAAGATACACTATATATTTCTTTTGATCTGCACATTTTTAAATCACTATCTTCCTTTTGTCATCCCCACAAGTggaattttcctttaatatttcacATTCTGCTCTTCAATTTTCATTACTTACTATGCctgatgaaaaaagagaaagctttATTCTGTGGTATAGAGAGACAAAATTGACAAAAAGAAGTGTTTTAAGAGATTTCAGAACGATCATAAAAATCTGTGTATCAAAGAGGATTCTGGATGTGTGAAAATTTGAAAGCTAAGGTGTGTAACTTCCGAAAATGGTCTGGTTCTGGCTAACCGCATGTcgttctatgatttttttttccctgctctgATTTAGCTGAATTTGAcgaacattttataaataaggggGAAAATAGCTACTCACTCATAGTTATAGCCTATAGGAAGGCATATTGAGGACAGCAATTTTTAATGCCTTTTTGGGAAACTTAAAATGACATAGCATTTTTCAAAGCTCAtcagatttttcaaaaaatgaaattatatcttTACTAGAgattactttctgtctctgtcattGATATTTTAAATGAGACAGTAGATAACAACTTACCATGTATTTATTAACCTATTAAAacggaaagtgaaagtcatcTAGTTTCTCATTATTGGCTAGCTAACACTAGACATCGTCCACGGGGCCAGAGAGAATGAGTTTGGACTGTACATGCAGACACAACTCTCCATGACATTGAACTCTGGGTCTTCCTTTCATTAGAGAACATTTGGATGACCCTTTTTGAagactcatttaatttttattgaccaTCCGAGAACTGGAAGCTGCTGTTAGGTTGCATTCCAGGTGGCTTCTGGTTTACATGTGGTCATTGCTAATCTGGGACGTGCCTGGTGGCTCAatctataaagaatctgcctgcagtgcaggagacctgggtttgatccctgggtcaggaagatcccctggagaaggaaatggtaacccactccagtattcttgcctgggaaatcccaaggacagagaagccttgcagacctcattccatggggttgcagaagtcggacacaacttagtgactaaaccactactaccatcaccaccactgctAATCTGGACTCCATTCTCACCAGCTTTAGTTCTCTACTAACCATGAAAAGACTGTCCATATACCCACATCCAACTACAATCATTGCCCTTGGGTGGTGTCAAACTATCTTGTACCTTGCCTAATCATTATATATCGTACATAATAAAAGCCCAGTCTACACCCTGCTCAGCCAAGCCACTATTCTTTGGATAGTGCATTTCAGCCAAAGGCAACTAACTATATGTTGAATAACATTTTTCCAGTGCTCTGTTCCCAGCCCGATCCTGTCAGTAACTTTTGTGATATCTGTGTCATCACAACTGCAGCCCTACATCCTAAAAGGGAAGAATAAATACGTGAggatttgtttttcagaaacagTCTGTACTTAGCCATCTGTGTGTGAGCCTTCTGACCCAGTCTCTTCTGCTTTCTTGAGGGCAGGTTGCAtgatcagatggtaaaaatcaaCCAGAATCTCCATCGGCTGCAGGTAGCCTGGCGGGACGCTCAGCAAAGTTCCAGCCCTGCTGCTGACAACCTCCGGGAGCAGTTTGAACGACTGATGACCGTCTATCTTTCTACCAAGACGGCCATGACTGAGCCGCAGATGCTACAAAACTGCCTAAACTTGCAGGTGTCCATGGCTGTTCTCCTGGTTCAGCTGGCCATAGGCAACGAGGGCTCACAGCTGATGGAGCTGACTTTTCCTTTGCCAGATGGCTACAGTTCTTTGGCTTACGTGCCAGGTGAGCTGGCTGTCCCTTGGGAACTTCCTATTTATAGCCATCTGAGTTTAACTGGGTCACTTTGAAAGTATAATACACAAAATATCCTACCTTAGCTATCATTCAGCTGTTTTTGGAGAAACAACTCAAACTTGTAGATAATGTCTGTGGTCAGAGCCTGGGAGAACTGACAGCTGGTTCCTCAGTTATGTTGCCACTGCTCTGCAGATCAGAAAATAGTCTTCAGAGGGTGAAGTGCAGTCAGGGTTTTCTGAGCTGTTAGTTTCTATCATTAATATAGTTTGTTATTCAACTTATAAATTTATCTGTCTAACCCTCCCCCCTGTGCTagtctttaggggaaaaaagtcatcTCCTCTTGGTTAACCCAGAACGGAGAGTGTGTATGTCTGTTGAGAGGTCAGCAGATATTGTCCATCAAATTTaggttacattttttttctttaatttttattttatcttggaatatagttgatttacaatattgtgttggttccaggtgtacagcaaaatgattcagttatatatatacatacatacattctttttcagattttttttccatataattggaaaatttgagaaatttcctgtgctatagtaggtccttgttgacctactgtatagcacaggacctatacagtatgtcctacatacatatagtagtatgtatgtgttaatcccaaactcctcatttatccgCTTGCACTTCTTTTCCCCTTGGTACAGGTTACATGCTTTTAATCCCTGTACTAGTCATTTATTGCTGAGTAACAGATTACCCCAAACATAGCAACTTCAAACAACAAACATTATTACACACAGTTCCCTCAGGTCAGCAATCCAGGATCAGCTTAGCTACATGGTCCAAGTTGCAGCCAGGCTATCCACCAGGGCCATAGGAATCTGAAGACTTGACCAGGGCTGGAGGATCTGCTTACAAGCCGTCATGTGGTTGCTGGCAGATCGCAGTTGCTTGCTGGCTTCTTTTCCAGGCCACACAGGACTCTCTTTAGTAACTATTCATGGTATGGCAGCTGTCGTCTCTCAgatcaggggaaaaaatggaagctgtAGGCTTTTATAACCTAATTATGGAAATGACATGCCATCATCTCTGGAGTAGTGGAGGAGGAGATATACAAGGGCATAAATACAAGAAGGCTAGGATCAGCGGAGCACCCCAGAGACTGATGACCATAGTCATCTAATGTTTTCATCTCTATTCAAGATTCTTCATCTGAAGGGTTATTTTAACTCACAGTTAACCTTGAGTGTGGAAATATATATCCATCAGTGTACTTTCTTAAACTGCACTGGTATGTTAACGTTTTATATCTCTACTGTTCTTCAATTTACTTGGATAAAACTAAAAATTGCCTTACATTCAAAGgagattctgcattttttttaacttatcatCCTTCCTAGTACCTGTAAAACATTTGGGGTTCTTGTAAACCTTCACTAAGTAGAGTAAAAGAGAAGAATATAAATATTGCTTAATACAGAGAGTCAGATGTTTGGCTAATTCCagtgaaaattttctttctcagaattttttGCAGATAACTTGGgtgatttcctcatttttctccGTCGCTTTGCCGATGACATCTTGGAGACATCGGCAGATTCCTTGGAACATGTCCTTCATTTTATCACCATTTTCACTGGAAGCATAGAAAGGTGAAGTGCTGAAAGCGTGGCTCTGTCACAGTGCAGAGCTGTGAAACATTCAGAAGACTTCTAAGCCAAGAAATAAACAAGCCTGACTCATAAGGGGTTGCCTTCAGAAGTTGTGTTAACATTAATGAATCACCTGACTATCCTTATGAGTAGCCCAAAATCCCATACTTGAGAGGCATAATAAACAAAGGACTTTGCCCACAGAGAATTTGAACCTGCATATAAGGTACCAGATGGGAATTCCCCTGCTAGTCCCTGGTTAAAATACTTAACCTTCATGCCAGAGAACTTGCCAGGCGCTGATGATCTTCTAATATCTGATAACAAAGTTTGCTCTACAGTCCTGAATTGGATGAGCAGTAAACTTGGGTAAATGCTCTCTGATCTCAAGACTTACATTCACAGCTTCTAGTCCTCTttcccggagaaggcgatggcacaccactccagtactcttgcctggaaaatcccatggacggaggagcctggtaggctgcagtccatggagtcaacaagagtcggacatgactgagtgacttcactttcacttttcactttcatgcattggagaaggaaatggcaacccactccagtgttcttgcctggagaatcccagggacgggggagcctggtgggctgccgtctatggggtcgcacagagtcggacacgactgaagcgacttagcagcagcagcagcagcagtcctcttTCCCAAAGGAAGATGCTCACTGACCTCCTGTAGAGTTGCTTCTCTGATTTCCTGGTGGTGGTAGACCAAAGGAAACAATGTGTACGTAAGTGAGAATTTTCTGCACAGAGCCACAGTCCCCTGAGCCGTGTAGGGGAGATGTAGATAGAACCCACTCCTCCACTGAACTGAACGGGCCTAGTGAGAAATTCTAAACCAACAAGTGTTAGGCACACCTGGTATGCATTGTAAATAATGTAGAATAATTAATTATATCCTGGTCCTTACCCCCAGAAAGCCTGGAAAGGCAAGTTTATCCCAGGTGAAGCTGTCAGAGAATAGTAAACAGTAAGTAATACattattaaagagaaataaacagaaaggcAAAGCATTAAATAAAAACTTACATACTCACCCTCATGATTGGTAAGCTGTGATCTTAAGAACTGAatggtatactctgcatatcCCCAAGAAAGTGACAGACTCAAAACTGCTCAGTACTGTTTTCTCCTGTAACTCTCTCTACAGATATTATATGATGATATGATGTTTTGATTCCTCATGTGGAGAAAAACAAGTTATAAATTTGGGAGTAAAGTTTTCTGCTTGCTCAGTTTGCTTTCTGTCCTATTCATAGGATGAAGAATCCCCACCTAAGGGCCAAACTGGCTGAGGTGTTGGAAGCAGTGATGCCCCACATGGATCAGACCCCAAATCCTTTAGTATCCAGTGTCTTCCACCGGAAACGTGTGTTCTGCAACTTTCCCTATGCATCCCACCTTGCAGAAGCTCTCATCAAGGTCTTTGTGGACATTGAGTTTACAGGTAAAGCAATCTAGAACCAAGAAGCTAATGCATTGCTTAAtcagtttttaaatggaaaataccaTAAGCCATCATTTACTGAATATCTACCATGTGCTACCTGATGCTAAGTGCTTTTTTCAGTGTTTCCTTGTCACCACCTTGTCAAAATTTCCTTGTCAAAAATACAGGAAAGTTTTACTGTATTATCCCTGTTTCCCTGTGAAGACATGGATACTTAAAAAAGATTATTTGTTTATGTCATACAACTAAGTGGTAGAATCAGATCTatctcactttaaaaaagaaagacatatactCTTAATAACTTTACTGTATTttttgatggacttccctggtggctcagacagtaaagtgtccgcctacaatgtgggagaccaggttcgatccctgggttgggaagattcccctggagaaggaaatggcaacccactccagtactcttgcctagaaaatcccatggatggagaattctggtagtctacagtccatggggtcgcaaagagtcggacacgactgatggcTGTCCAGTTAAAACCTGAGTCTGTATATTTTTCTTgcctcaaaatgacagaatggtgaAGAGTAAGACAGTGTACTGATTGACGTATtcttttaccttgtccagacAGTCTTAACTCACCTAGTTTGTTAGATTAAGAATAACAGCAGGAAACATTGCCTAATTTCTCTCATGGCCTTTTGAGCTCTAACCTTGAGATGCTGTGTTTGAGTTAAGCATTACCCCATCTCAAGCAGTAAACAAGATAGCAAAGCAGTTATTTAAGACCCCTTTAAAGGGAGTGTCCTACCATCTGGTGATAAATACAGTTAACATTAAAGAGAGATTTAGCATTTTACTGACTGCTTTTCTGTATTAGAATTTGGACTTCGTTACTTGCTCACCTCTGAGACTtcgtttcctcatttataaaatggggttGAAGTGATGATTGAGATagtatatgtaaattttaattttatatatatacatatatatatatatataaaagaagttTCACAGTGAACATTGCAATTATTTTATGGCCACTACAACTCTTTGGTTGTAATACTAGAGgatgaattataaaataataattatttatttggctgctcagggtcttagttgtggcttgcaggatcttcagtctttgttgtggcgtgtggaatctttagttgcagcacgcaaacTCTtaactgaggcatgtgggatctagttccctgaccaaggaatgaacctgggctccctgccttgggaatgcagagtcttagcagtgggccaccagggaaatcccgagGGTGAAttataataacttttattttctgagaaaatagAAGTTGAAAAAGATTTAAGAGACTTGCATTAAGTGGACCCAGAAGGAAAACCGAAGTCTTCTGACTCCAAATCCCACACTCCTCCTTTATTATTATGACCCAGCCTGTAGAGCTCTAGTGGTACCTTTGGCATGTCAAAAGCTGTACAAGCCTCAGATTTTCAGCTCCTGGCCTGATTTTTCAGAGTAATCAGGACCCAGTTGGCCCCAGAGCTGGGATGTTATCCATGAAGAATGTGGGGATTACTTCGTGGCCCATGCTGCACGTGGCTGTCACTGCCACAATGGCTAGCTCAGAGGCCTCATTCCGAGTCAGATAAGCACTCTATGTTTGGATGTGAAAGCATTTGTTTGCTTTGGCTTTTATTTTGCAGCTCAGTCCTCATCCTTTTCTGAGGTCTGTATCCTTTATATCTGTCTCCCTCTTGTTCTGTCGATAAGGAAATAAGTAAACACTTGGCTACAACTCTAGATCTTTATAAACTCCCAGGACTGGCTTTACCAGTATCCTTAACACATTCAGAATTTTCTAAAAATGGCTACACATAGACAtagtgcttccccagtggctcagagataaagaatccacctgccagtgcaggagacacaggttcagtccctgggtcaggaagatccgttggagagaggaaatgtcaacccactccatctttcttgcctgggaaatcctatggacagaagagcctggtgggctacagtatgtggggtcgcaaagagttagacaggattGATATCCATCTGTCCGCACATAGACATAAGCTCATATTCTTTCTCTAATGGCACTGGCTTTGCTGATGTTTTGCTCTACCTTACTCCAGGAGACCCCCATCAGTTTGAGCAGAAGTTTAATTACCGCCGCCCCATGTATCCCATCCTCAAGTACATGTGGGGAACAGATACCTATCGAGAGAGCATTAAGGTGAGAGTGTTTTTGTTGAAACCAAAACTGAGTTATCTTCGCTGCAGATAAGCCCCAGTGGGCTGTGATTCAAGACTAAACTGGTTTTCTCTTGGGCTGGGTCTTACAGGATTTGGCTGACTATGCCTCTAAGAATTTAGAAGCCATGAATCCCCCACTCTTCCTCCGCTTTCTTAACCTGCTAATGAATGATGCCATCTTCCTTCTGGATGAAGCCATACAGGTAAAACAAACAGATTTAACTGCTCTTATACCATCATACATACTTTTTACCTCTTAGTCATAACAGAGCAATCCTCATGCCCCAAGCACCTGTCTTGGACACCAAAATTTTGAAAGTAGTAATTACTGCCAACCTTGCCGTTTTAATTTGATAGATATTCTTCCATTAGAGACCAAGATCAAGGGTCATCGAAGCCTTACGAGCTAGGATGAGATTTTGGCAGAGTGGAAAAGAAAGTGTGAAAAAAGGCCAGACTGGCCCAACTAATCAGTCCAGCACTacagaaagaaatcagagaatctTCATTCAGTTAGTGACTTTCAGCTTTCTTCCATTGCAAGACATTGGTAACAGTGACCAACTAAAGCAATGGTCCTTACCCCTCTTTCCTAAAAGACTCTGACTTTTATGCCACTATTTGAAAAAAGTCTCTGGTTTGGGTAATTTTTTTCACATAGAGACTCCAAATCATCAGTATTTTTCGTTTGTACACTGCTTCCCAAATCTTTAGCTCTATCTGAAACATGAGTTTTACTACATACACCAGAGGCCACTCAGCTCCTTCAGCTTAACCATCTCTTGTGGAGCTGCTACTTGCTCCTATAAAAATTCCCTTTATCTGCAACAGGTGTAAGACAGGGCAGTGACCCAGAGGGAGACAGAGCAGGTAAGTCATGAGGGTAGCCTGTCGGATAGCCCACACTGGCCTCGTGTTGATTAGCGGTCTCCCAGTAACTTGTATTTAAATTGTGAAAAAATGC
Above is a genomic segment from Bos javanicus breed banteng chromosome 15, ARS-OSU_banteng_1.0, whole genome shotgun sequence containing:
- the UBE4A gene encoding ubiquitin conjugation factor E4 A isoform X1, with translation MTDQENNNNISSNPFAALFGSLADAKQFAAIQKEQLKQQSDELPASPDDSDNSVSESLDEFDYSVAEISRSFRSQQEICEQLNINHMIQRIFLITLDNSDPSLKSGNGIPSRCVYLEEMAVDLEDQDWLDMNNVEQAVFTRLLLQDPGNHLINMTSSTTLNLSADRDAGEKHIFCYLYSCFQRAKEEITKVPENLLPFAVQCRNLTVSNTRTVLLTPEIYVDQNIHEQLVDLMVEAILGGHFESVAEFLDEVIEALILDEEVRTFPEVMIPVFDILSSRIKDLELCQILLYAYLDILLYFTKQKDMAKVFVDYIQPKDPSNGQMYQKTLLGVILNISCLLKTPGVIENHGYFLNPSRSSPQEIKVQEANIHQFMARYHEKIYQMLKNLLQLSPETKHCILSWLGNCLHANAGRTKIWANQMPEIFFQMYASDAFFLNLGAALLKLCQPFCKPRSSRLLTFNPTYCALKELNDEERKIKNVHMRGLDKETCLIPAVQEPKFPQNYNLVTENLVLTEYTLYLGFHRLHDQMVKINQNLHRLQVAWRDAQQSSSPAADNLREQFERLMTVYLSTKTAMTEPQMLQNCLNLQVSMAVLLVQLAIGNEGSQLMELTFPLPDGYSSLAYVPEFFADNLGDFLIFLRRFADDILETSADSLEHVLHFITIFTGSIERMKNPHLRAKLAEVLEAVMPHMDQTPNPLVSSVFHRKRVFCNFPYASHLAEALIKVFVDIEFTGDPHQFEQKFNYRRPMYPILKYMWGTDTYRESIKDLADYASKNLEAMNPPLFLRFLNLLMNDAIFLLDEAIQYLSKIKIQQIEKDRGEWDNLTPEARREKEAGLQMFGQLARFHNIMSNETIGTLAFLTSEIKSLFVHPFLAERIISMLNYFLQHLVGPKMGALKVKDFSEFDFKPQQLVSDICTIYLNLGDEENFCATVPKDGRSYSPTLFAQTVRVLKKINKPGNMIVAFSNLAERIKSLADLQQQEEETYADACDEFLDPIMSTLMSDPVVLPSSRVTVDRSTIARHLLSDQTDPFNRSPLTMDQIRPNTELKEKIQRWLAERKQQQKEQLE
- the UBE4A gene encoding ubiquitin conjugation factor E4 A isoform X2, coding for MTDQENNNNISSNPFAALFGSLADAKQFAAIQKEQLKQQSDELPASPDDSDNSVSESLDEFDYSVAEISRSFRSQQEICEQLNINHMIQRIFLITLDNSDPSLKSGNGIPSRCVYLEEMAVDLEDQDWLDMNNVEQAVFTRLLLQDPGNHLINMTSSTTLNLSADRDAGEKHIFCYLYSCFQRAKEEITKVPENLLPFAVQCRNLTVSNTRTVLLTPEIYVDQNIHEQLVDLMVEAILGGHFESVAEFLDEVIEALILDEEVRTFPEVMIPVFDILSSRIKDLELCQILLYAYLDILLYFTKQKDMAKVFVDYIQPKDPSNGQMYQKTLLGVILNISCLLKTPGVIENHGYFLNPSRSSPQEIKVQEANIHQFMARYHEKIYQMLKNLLQLSPETKHCILSWLGNCLHANAGRTKIWANQMPEIFFQMYASDAFFLNLGAALLKLCQPFCKPRSSRLLTFNPTYCALKELNDEERKIKNVHMRGLDKETCLIPAVQEPKFPQNYNLVTENLVLTEYTLYLGFHRLHDQMVKINQNLHRLQVAWRDAQQSSSPAADNLREQFERLMTVYLSTKTAMTEPQMLQNCLNLQVSMAVLLVQLAIGNEGSQLMELTFPLPDGYSSLAYVPEFFADNLGDFLIFLRRFADDILETSADSLEHVLHFITIFTGSIERMKNPHLRAKLAEVLEAVMPHMDQTPNPLVSSVFHRKRVFCNFPYASHLAEALIKVFVDIEFTGDPHQFEQKFNYRRPMYPILKYMWGTDTYRESIKDLADYASKNLEAMNPPLFLRFLNLLMNDAIFLLDEAIQYLSKIKIQQIEKDRGEWDNLTPEARREKEAGLQMFGQLARFHNIMSNETIGTLAFLTSEIKSLFVHPFLAERIISMLNYFLQHLVGPKMGALKVKDFSEFDFKPQQLVSDICTIYLNLGDEENFCATVPKDGRSYSPTLFAQTVRVLKKINKPGNMIVAFSNLAERIKSLADLQQQEEETYADACDEFLDPIMSTLMSDPVVLPSSRVTVDRSTIARHLLRFYTHHMGVPTFCSSC